From a single Nakaseomyces glabratus chromosome H, complete sequence genomic region:
- a CDS encoding RFX family transcription factor (CAGL0H03751g~Ortholog(s) have transcriptional activator activity, RNA polymerase II core promoter proximal region sequence-specific binding activity and role in positive regulation of transcription from RNA polymerase II promoter), producing the protein MRDSNEKAGSYVRYTGDDSIPSSNTQSTVNQQQQYQNRQRQQMNILTAGQPTPDYNSQQVMNANQGRIYDRSQMTQYIPNANIPYGVIDNQTQQQQQQQQHDYTMIRHQIPQQQQQRPFLPSLISDQHKGIINTNPMAPSNIHYQRVPIQLPYILEQRQHVPNRLPSTMQQQYINASQIQEQHLIDDSNARALAASEGSLALQHPNFLGQVNLGSSSSSGSTSGYLRGISDSASITSVSTPVSSVSAVTPLSSTSTHSGKRSMRITKPHSGKSQDGKPTKGKRGRKPNSKNAKSLLSNTDSGHHSEHNTTPEIVAKKIAEENIDKTVGEFAVQVREAELQVLNLDNQNGSKLEKQSAEQARERSKQAFASLWLMKNCILQPGAYVRRGRIFAQYVSSCAQNGLKPLSQATLGKLIRSLYPKLTTRRLGMRGQSKYHYCGLKLTTDDSLSMLLEQQQKTSSSRPPQLKRNVVHRHYSDSSLPGGNRNSPSPTSIIPNDRDIKTKLKDDWSQNGVDQINSRRHLATKSVTRYSAPTIIGPSRDSPRLSDSPMSLTGSATTVSSTAQSDFHLPIGGSATYFENGNIFYNPLTKNLSSFISTPGSRFVVSDAHSHHDGDVASAQQTEKFDLQQRESRRPGLFWSKSVERWLFISDLLKDWLPGGEEESSVSGENKNSSSATGNITETEDTRIEDKDGEPVSGVDVDHDEKPDVKSDSDSTLEAGIVVVSGRRLPEIPLGIIPAGTDTDITAALQSLYHIHCNTLFENVRFLNFERLANNLFLSSSGAISPQMYNLLISEELYDWIIECDTLTYVAILNYISRMLLQFKSIDQTTQDKWEILANTFYDIISKSTIDLPSTLVNKKLETVTTFLRLLKQQLKLLQTLRSLDDKYFGANCNTEELERSWEEKILPNALESLELISGNENYNIGSNLVKFFRENILTLLPNADNSDQHGMQTFFNDLCAFYQSMDGVTTFQLADCTSQLFGKTVGNLVIDEESYTPAWLLLGSFSTQLTGYLSDLSKFV; encoded by the coding sequence ATGAGAGACAGCAACGAAAAAGCTGGGTCATACGTACGATACACTGGAGATGATTCTATTCCAAGTAGCAATACACAGTCTACCGTGAATCAGCAACAGCAGTACCAAAACCGACAACGACAACAGATGAACATCCTTACGGCGGGTCAACCAACACCAGATTATAACTCACAACAAGTCATGAACGCTAATCAAGGAAGGATATATGACAGATCACAGATGACACAATATATACCAAATGCAAATATACCTTATGGTGTTATAGATAACCAAAcacagcagcagcagcagcaacagcagcatGACTACACGATGATACGACACCAAATACcacagcaacagcaacagaGACCATTTTTGCCCAGTCTAATAAGTGACCAACATAAAGGTATCATAAACACAAATCCTATGGCACCATCAAATATACACTACCAAAGGGTACCTATCCAACTACCTTATATTTTGGAACAAAGACAGCATGTGCCTAACAGGCTTCCAAGTACCATGCAACAGCAGTATATCAATGCATCACAGATACAGGAACAACATTTAATAGATGATTCTAATGCCAGAGCATTAGCTGCTTCTGAAGGTTCATTAGCACTACAGCATCCAAACTTCCTAGGTCAGGTAAATCTTGGTAGCAGCAGTAGTAGTGGAAGTACGAGTGGGTACTTGAGAGGTATATCTGATTCTGCTTCAATAACGAGTGTATCGACTCCAGTTTCCTCTGTGAGTGCTGTTACGCCTCTTTCAAGTACCTCAACTCATTCAGGTAAGCGGAGCATGCGGATTACAAAACCACATTCTGGGAAATCTCAAGACGGCAAACCAACAAAAGGTAAAAGAGGTAGAAAACCGAACTCAAAAAATGCAAAGTCTTTACTCTCAAATACCGATAGTGGTCATCATTCCGAACATAACACAACTCCAGAAATTGTAGCTAAGAAGATCGCAGAGGAAAATATAGATAAAACAGTAGGGGAGTTTGCAGTTCAGGTAAGAGAGGCTGAACTCCAAGTGTTAAACTTGGATAATCAAAATGGATCTAAGCTAGAAAAGCAAAGTGCGGAACAGGCTCGTGAACGATCTAAACAGGCTTTTGCATCTCTATGgttaatgaaaaattgtATCTTGCAGCCTGGTGCATACGTTCGTCGGGGGAGAATATTCGCTCAATACGTCTCATCTTGCGCACAAAACGGCCTAAAACCTTTATCACAGGCCACTCTCGGCAAGCTGATAAGATCTTTGTATCCAAAATTAACCACAAGAAGATTGGGGATGAGAGGCCAATCCAAATACCATTATTGTGGGTTAAAATTAACCACAGACGATTCATTATCGATGTTGTTGGAACAGCAACAAAAGACGAGTTCTTCTAGACCACCACAACTCAAACGTAACGTGGTTCACAGGCATTACTCTGATTCTTCTCTTCCAGGTGGCAATAGAAATAGTCCCTCCCCAACATCAATTATCCCCAATGATAGAGATATTAAGACGAAATTAAAAGATGATTGGTCTCAAAACGGCGTAGATCAAATCAATTCAAGAAGGCACTTAGCAACTAAAAGTGTAACCCGTTACTCTGCTCCAACAATAATAGGACCCTCGAGAGATTCCCCTCGTTTATCTGACTCCCCCATGTCATTAACAGGCTCAGCAACAACTGTCAGCTCGACAGCGCAAAGTGACTTCCATTTACCCATTGGCGGCTCAGCCACATACTTCGAAAATGGGAATATCTTTTACAACCCGTTAACAAAGAACCTCTCTTCTTTTATATCAACTCCAGGGTCAAGGTTTGTTGTCTCCGATGCTCACTCCCACCATGACGGCGACGTTGCTAGTGCGCAACAgactgaaaaatttgatttGCAACAACGAGAATCCAGAAGGCCCGGCCTGTTCTGGTCAAAATCTGTTGAACGATGGTTGTTTATCAGCGACCTGTTAAAGGACTGGTTGCCAGGTGGTGAGGAAGAGTCTAGTGTTTCCGGTGAGAACAAAAACTCATCTTCAGCTACAGGTAATATCACTGAGACTGAAGACACACGTATAGAAGACAAGGATGGAGAACCAGTGTCTGGGGTGGATGTTGATCATGATGAGAAGCCTGACGTGAAATCAGATTCTGACAGCACACTAGAGGCAGGTATCGTTGTTGTATCTGGGAGGAGGTTGCCAGAAATACCCCTTGGGATTATACCCGCGGGTACCGACACAGATATCACAGCTGCTCTACAGTCGTTGTATCACATTCATTGCAATACATTGTTTGAGAATGTGCGCTTCTTGAACTTCGAAAGACTTGCAAACAACTTGTTTCTCTCAAGTTCTGGAGCAATATCCCCACAGATGTATAACCTATTGATCTCCGAAGAGTTGTATGACTGGATAATTGAGTGTGACACACTGACATATGTGGCCATACTAAATTACATCTCCCGTATGCTCCTCCAATTCAAGTCGATTGATCAAACAACCCAGGATAAATGGGAAATCCTCGCCAATACTTTCTATGACATTATCTCAAAGTCAACCATAGATTTGCCATCGACTCTTGTCAACAAGAAGCTGGAAACCGTGACAACGTTTCTTCGGTTGTTGAAACAGCAATTGAAACTTTTACAAACGTTGCGTTCATTAGATGACAAGTATTTCGGAGCTAATTGTAACACTGAAGAACTGGAGAGGTCTtgggaagaaaaaatactCCCAAATGCATTAGAATCGCTAGAGCTGATCTCAGGTAATGAAAACTATAACATCGGATCGAATTTAgtcaaatttttcagagAGAATATCCTCACGTTGTTACCAAACGCGGACAACTCAGATCAGCATGGAATGCAGACATTCTTCAACGATTTGTGTGCCTTCTATCAGTCTATGGATGGGGTCACAACATTTCAGCTAGCTGATTGCACATCCCAGTTGTTTGGTAAGACTGTTGGAAATTTAgttattgatgaagagaGTTATACACCTGCATGGTTATTGTTGGGTTCATTTTCCACACAATTGACTGGTTATTTATCGGATCTATCTAAATTTGTATAG